Within the Candidatus Aminicenantes bacterium genome, the region AATCTATTCTGGAAGGTGATCCATGAACGTGATGGTGGTTGGTTCCGGGGGCCGTGAACACGCCCTGGTTTGGAAGTTGTCGCAGTCCCGCAAGGTATCCAAGATTTTCGCGGTTCCCGGTAATGCCGGCACCGCGCAACTGGCTGTCAATGTGGCCCTGGACCCGACCAACGCCATCGAGATCGCCGATTTCGCCCAGGCCGAAGATGTTAAATTGACGGTGGTGGGACCGGAACTGCCCCTGGCCCTGGGGATTGTGGATGAATTCAAGCGCCGCAACCTGAATGTTTTCGGACCCACTCAGAAAGCCGCCTATATTGAAACGTCCAAGGCCTTCGCCAAGGAATTCATGGCCAAGCACAACATTCCCACAGCGAATTTTTCTATTTTTAACAATATCCACGAGGCCGCCGACCACATCCAGTCCGCGACATTCCCCACGGTGGTCAAAACCGACGGCTTGGCCGGAGGCAAAGGCGTGTTTATCTGTCGCAACGTGGAAGACGGCCTGGCCGCTATCCAGTCCATCATGCAGGAAAAAAAATTCGGTCGCGCCGGTGAACAGGTTATCATCGAGGATTTTCTGCCCGGACAGGAAATGTCTTTTATGGTGATTTCCGACGGCAAACGCGTGATTCCCCTGGCCACATCCATGGACTACAAAAAAGCCGGAGAGGCAGACACCGGTCCCAACACCGGAGGCATGGGCGCCATCAGCCCGGCGCCGGACATAGACAGAGAACTGCTGGACTCGATTCTGCGCACGATCATCATGCCCACAATCGAGGGTCTGCGGTTTGAAGGCCGTGAATTCCGCGGCGTCCTGTACGCCGGTCTGATGATCACCATAACCGGACCCGTGGTGTTGGAATTCAACGTGCGTTTCGGCGACCCGGAAACCCAGGCCGTGCTGCTGCGCATGAAGAGCGACCTGGTCGACCTGCTGACCGCCTCGGCGGAAGGCAGCCTGTTTGATGTCCACATCGACTGGGAGGAAGAAGTGTCCGCCTGCGTGGTACTGACTTCAAGGGGCTACCCTGGGGGATACGAGAAAGACAAACCGATCTCCGGTCTGGAACGGGCAAAATCGATGGGTGTGGAGATTTTCCATGCCGGAACGCGCTTCGAGGACGAGACCGTCTATTCCGCGGGAGGCAGGGTTCTCAACGTGTGCGCCCGGGCCGTTACCCTGAAAGACACCATGAAAAAAATCTACGACGCCATACCCTTCATTACCTACGACAACATCTCTTTCCGCAGCGACATCGGGAGAAAACAATCATGAAAGAAGTTGACATCGCCATTATCATGGGCAGTGACTCCGACCTGCCTCAGATGGAAGATGGAATCCGCCTGTTGCGGGATTTCGGTGTGCCGTTTATCGTGGAAGTCAGTTCCGCCCACCGCACCCCGGAACGCACCATCCAATTGATCCGGGATTTCGAGAAAGTGGACGGAAAAGTCATCATCGCGGCCGCCGGAGGCGCCGCGCATCTTCCCGGAGTCATCTCCGCCCACACCCGGCTGCCCGTCCTGGGGGTTCCCATTCCATCCGCCTTGAACGGCCTGGATTCCCTGTTGGCCATGGTACAGATGCCGGGAGGGATCCCCACCGCCGTTTTCGGAATCGGCAAATCCGGCGCCGTCAACGCCGCACTTTTCGCCCTGCAGATCCTGGCCCTGGCACGCCCGGAACTCGGCGAGAAACTGGACACTTTCCGTGAAGAACAGCGCCTCGGAGTGGAAACCAAGAACCGCCGTCTGCAGAAAAAAGTAGAGGATCTGCGGGAATCGTGAAATTCTGCGTGGAGTGTTTCGGTTGCCGCGCCAACCAGGCAGAGGTCCAGGAATGGATTCTTGACCTGGAAAAGGCGGGGTACGCTTACACCCACCACCAGGCGGAAGCGGATTTCGGTATACTCAATACCTGCAGCGTCACGGCCAAGGCTGAACGGGATGTATTCCGCGCCGTAAACCGCGCGTTTCGCCGCACCCACATTCCCTGGATCATCGCCGGTTGCAGCGCAACTCATGAAGGAGACAATCTGAAGCGCCTTTTCCCGGGATACATTTTTCTCGATAACAAAGAAAAGGCCGACATGGCCGCGGAGGTCAGGCGCCGCTTTCCTCAGGAGAGCAACCTCATTTTTCACTCCGCTTTTCGTTCCCGCCTGTTTCTGAAGATTCACGACGGCTGCAATTTCCGCTGTGCCTATTGCATCGTCCCCACCCTGAGGGGACCTTCACGCAGCCGGCCCTTGGAGTCCGTGCTGCGGCGCGCCCGCTACGCAGCCTCCCTGGGATACCGTGAATTTGTCTTGACAGGCATCAACCTCTCTTCATACGGATTCGACCTCTTTCCGCGTCACAGTTTATTGGAAGCCGTGCAAGGCCTGGCTGAAATTTCGGGGGTGGAGTTTATCCGCCTGAGCTCACTGGACCCCCGCTACCTGCGCTACGATTTCATCCAGGGCCTGAAAGCCACGGGCAAAGTCTGCCCCAGTTTCCATTTCTCGTTCCAGAGCGGCAGCAATTCCGTATTGAAGCGCATGAAACGGGGATCCAAAGTAACGGATTACCGGCGCATCCTCGACATGTTCGACCGCCTCTTCCCGGACGCCAACCTGGGCGCAGACTTCATTACCGGTTTCCCTGAAGAAACTGAAAAAGAACACCGGGAAACGGTTGATTTCATTTCCAACTCTTCGCTGAACTACCTGCATGTTTTTCCCTATTCGCCCCGGCCGGGAACCGCCGCCGCCCGCCAAGACCCCCCTCCTTCCCACGTGGTTCGCAGCCGGGCGGGAGAACTCAAACAGATCAACCGCAATCTGCGCTTTGCCTTCCGTGAATCCCGGTTGGGGCGGGTACTGGATGCCGTGATGATCGAGGAAACCCCCAATTTCTCCATGGCCGTTACGGACAATTACCTCTCGGTGCGCATGCCACCGACACGGGGTTTTAAGCAGAAGCGCATCAGCCTGCGACTGACGCGGGTGGTTAACGACAACTTGTGTGAGGGTGAGTACGTAGATCTGCCCAAGGCGCGGATTCAACCCTGAAACACCGATTGCGACCATGGAAAAATCCGCTCGCCTGGGTCAGCACTTCCTGATCAACCCCGGCATCGGGGACCGCATCGTCGCACTGGTTCCACCCGGGAGGGAACCCCTCCTGGAAATCGGGCCGGGCCGCGGTGTTCTGACCCGCCGCCTGCTGGAGCGCTTCCCCGGCCGGGCGCTGACCGTGGTGGAAAAAGATCCCCGCCTGGCGGCGGCATTGCAGAAAGAGCTGGGGGACCGGGCCCACGTGGTCGCGTCCGACATTCTTGCCTGCCGGGCCGCGGACCTGGCGGGCCGGGAAAAAATCTTTCTGGTGGGAAACATCCCTTACCTGATCTCCACGCCTTTGCTGGAATGGGTGTTGTTTCAGCACGAGTCCTGGAGCGGCGGGGTGATGATGACCCAGGACGAGTTCGCCCGTCGCCTTATGCAAGCATCAGGCCCCCTGCCCGCGGCCCTGCGCGCTTTTTTCAGCCTTACCCCGGTCATGCGCGTCAGCCCGGGATCTTTCAACCCCCCACCCAAAGTGTTTTCACGGGTCTTCGCCCTGGCGCCGCGGCAACCGGGTATCGAACCCGCAGCGTTCCACGGCTTCCTGAAACAATGCTTTTTCCACCCACGTCGCACCCTGCGCAATAACTTGCGGGAACATTTTCCCCAGTCCATCCTTGACACCATGCTGGAACAGCTGGGCATTCCCTCCAACACCCGCGCCGAAGCCATACCGGACCCAATCCTGCTCGCCCTCTTTACCCGCCTTAGCTCCCCTGGCAACAAACAACAAACCCGGAATAACGAATAAGTCTGAATAAAGTTGAAGAGGGAAGAAGTGAAAAAAGGTGGCAGGTGGCAGGAGACAGGCCCTTCGCCATTGGCCCCTCGCCTCTGGCCTCTTGCCTGTTTTAGCTCCCCAATGCTGTTGGAGCTAAAACAGCCCGGAGATCTCTTTGCCCGTCTCGTCGATATCGATCTCTTCGGCGGCGGGATGTTCCGGAAGTCCGGGCATGAGCATGATATCTCCGGCCACTGGGATCAGATAACCCCCGCCCGCCGCGATATTGATATCCCGCACGTTGAGGCGCCAGCCCTCGGGCACATTGCGCTTGCGCTTGTTGTCCGACAACGACAGTGGGGTCTTGGCGATGCACACCGGCAATTTGTCCATACCCAGAGTGCGAATCTCTTTCAATCGATTCTTGGCCTCGCGTTCAAAGATCACGCCGGCGCCGCCGTAAATCCGCCGGGTGATAGCCTCGATCTTGTCTTCCACGGAATCCTCTAGATCATAAATGAAGTTGTAGGAACCGTCGGCGCTGGAGGCGGCTTCAACCACCGCGGCCGCCATCTCTTCCGCCCCGGCTCCGCCTTCGGCATGGGCGGTAGAGACCGCGGCGCCCGCGCCCTGTTCACGGGCGTAAGAAAGAATTGTTTCCAACTCCTCGGGTGTATCATCAGGAAAGGCATTGACCGCCACCACCGGCGCCAGGCCGAAGGCCCTGACATTGGCAATATGGTGGCCCAGGTTGGCCAGGCCCGTGCGCAGGGACGCCACGTCCTTGTCCCCGCCCTGGTGGCGCAGGGCGCGCACCGTGGCCACCACCACCACAGCGTGGATGGAGTAACCCGCGGTTCGGCTCACCAGGTTCACGAATTTCTCAAACCCCAGGTCGGAGCCGAACCCGCATTCGGTCACCACGTAATCGGCCATTTTCAACGCCATGCGATTGGCCAGGACCGAGTTGGTGCCGAAAGAGATATTGGCGAAGGGGCCGCAATGAATCAAGGCGGCGGTGCGTTCCATGGTCTGGACCAGGTTGGGTTTGATGGCGTCCCTGAGAATAGCGGCCATGGCACCGCAGATCTTGAAGTCGCGCACGAACACGGGGCCACCGTCCCGCGCAAAACCCACCAGGATGCGCCTCAGGCGTTCCTTGAGGTCAAAGACATTTTCCGACAGGGCCAACACGGCCATGACCTCGGAAGCGGCGGTGATGTTCACCTCGTCCTCGCGCGGATAGCCGTGCTTGTGCCCGCCCAGCCCCACCACGATGTGACGCAGGCTGCGGTCGTTCATATCCATGGCCCGGTTCCACAGGATGCGCCGGGTGTCGAGGCGCAGGTCGTTGGAAAAATGCATGTGGTTGCCGATCATGGCGGACAAGAGGTTGTTGGCCGTGGTGATGGCGTGGATGTCACCGGTAAAATGCAGGTTGATGTCCTCCATGGGCAACACCTGGGAGTACCCGCCGCCGGCGGCTCCGCCCTTGACCCCGAAAACGGGACCCAGTGAAGGCTCCCTCAAGGTGACGATCGAAGAATGCCCCAGCCGGTTCAAGCCCATGGTGAGGCCGATGGAGGTGGTGGTCTTGCCCTCCCCGTAGCGGGTGGGAGTGACCGCGGTCACCACGATGAGTTTGGCATCGGGACGGCTCCTGAGCCGCTCCAGCATCGACAGGTCAACCTTGCCCTTGAATCGTCCGCAGGGAGAGAATTCATTCTCCAGGATGCCCAATCGTTCCCGCAAGGATTCAATGGGTTCCAGCTCCACCGATCTTGCGATCTCAATATCCGTCTTCATGTCAACCTCCAGGTGTTCCGTTCTATTCAGACTAGCAATCGGCACCCGGGAAGTCAACATCACCGAGACGGGTGTATCAACGGGCCTTAACGGGTGTTGACAAGTTAAGGTCAAAACACTATAATCCACTCTTTGCATTCGATCCCCTGAATCCACGGCCCCATCGGGCGGCCGGCCTGGAGGTTGTGGTTGAAACGTGTTTTCGCGGCACACACAGTCCTGCAGTTTATCTTCCTGATGAGCTTCTGGCTGCTGCTCAGCGGCCATTACGACCTCTTTCACATATCCATGGGCGTAGTGTCCGCTCTGCTGGTGACCACATTGAATCTCAAGTTGCGGCGTTTTCACTTCTATCGCGAAGAGATCAGGCAGGTGGAAGCCCGCATCAAACGGCAAATGCCTGTCAGCCTGCGGCCGCTGCGTTTCCTCTATTACATTGCCTGGCTCTTCTGGCAGATCGTGGTGGCCAGCCTGCAGGTGGCCTACGCGGTCCTGAGTCCGCGCATGCCCATCGACCCCTCAATGGTGGTCTTTAAGACCCGTCTGCCCAACGCCAGCGCGCGCGTGATTCTGGGCAACTCCATCACATTGACACCGGGTACCATTACCGTGCAACTTCGGGACGATGAATTCGTGGTTCACGCCCTCATGGATGTTTCCGCCTCGGGGATCCTGGACGGGTCCCTGCCCGGCCAGGTGGCGCGCCTTTATGAAAAAACCCCGGGCCAGGTGGTGGGGAGCATCGCGATCATCCGTTCCAAAGGGGATATGTAATGCATCAGTACTTTGTCTACTTCGCCGTACTGCTCGCCATCATCATCTATGTGCCTTTCTACCGAGTGGTGACCGGACCCACTCTTTACGACCGCATGCTGTGCGCCGGATCCATCGCCACCAACTCCATGGTCATCATCCTGCTGGTGGGCTTCATGTTCAACCGCATCGACATGTTTGTGGACATCGCCATGGCATACGCCGGCCTGAACTTTATCGGCACCATCGCGTTCGCGAAATACCTGGGGTCCACATTGAAATCCAAGCAAAACCATGGGAATTAGCAGCATAATCGCCATTTTCCTGATCAGCCTGGGCACGTTTTTCATGGCCGTGGGCAGCGTCGGCTTGATCCGCTTGCCCGATTTTTACTGCCGCGCCCACGCCCAGGGCAAGGTAGACACCCTGGCCCTGATCCTCATCATCCTGGGGCTGATGGTATATGAAGGCTTCACCCTCAACAGTGTAAAGTTACTCTTAATCGTGGCGTTCGTGGTTCTGACCAACCCCACCGGAACCAACGCCCTGACCAACGCGGCTTACCGTTTCGGCCTGCGTCCCTGGTTCAAGCGTGATCAGCGAAAACACAAAAAGCCGGCCGGGAGAGGGTAACCATGTACTGGCAACTGGAGATCGTGCTGTTTCTGTTCCTCATTGTCACCGCCGCCAGCGCCTTGTGGGTACGCAACCTGGTCACCGCCGTAATCGTGCTGAGCGTGTTCAGCTTTTTTTCCGCCCTGCTTTACGTGGCCATGGGCGCCGTGGATGTGGGCTTTACCGAGGCAGTTGTGGGCGCCGGCATTTCCGGAGTACTCATGCTGGTGACCCTTTTCAGAACCTGGCGAAGGAGCAGCGATTGAAAACCGCCAACTACGTCGTGTTGTTGCTGTTCACCGGACTCATGATTTACGCCTCTTTTGGGCTTCCCCAGAGAGGCGATCCTTACGCCCCCATTCACCTGGAGGAAAGCCCGGTCCATTCCCCGGGCGCGGCATCCTACTACATCCGCAATGCCCACCGGGACGCGCACACCAACAACATGGTGACCGTGATCCTGGCCGACTACCGCGGATATGATACCCTGGGAGAAGAAACCGTGATCCTGACCGCGGGGCTGATCTGCTTCATGTTGCTGCTGCGGCGCAAAGAGAAAGACAGTGAAAACGCATAGACCCAATCCCATCACATCATTGGTGAGCCGCACGGTATCCCCTTTTATCATGATGTTCGCCCTGTACGTGATTTTTCACGGACACTACAGTCCGGGGGGCGGTTTCCAGGGAGGCACCCTGATTGCCGCGGCCATTATCCTGATTCGCCTGTCCGAGGGCAGCAATACCGCGCAACTGCAGTTCTCCCGCTCCTGGACCACTCCGTTGGGGTCCCTGGGGGTACTGATCTACTTCGGTACCGGACTGACTGCCGTATTCATGGGCGGCCGTTTCCTGGATTACGCCGCCCTCCGCCTGGCCCATCACGCATCCATGAGCCGTTCCTACGGCATCCTGCTGGTGGAAATCGGCGTGGGGTTGGCGGTTACAGCCATCCTGGTTTCCATCTATGACCACCTGCTGGAGGGCGACGCGGATGCTTGATTTCTTTATCGGCCATTACGCCTACTGGTTCGTGTTCATCCTAATGGCCCTCGGCCTCTACGGCATGACCGTCAAGAACAATCTGGTCAAGAAGCTGATCGGCATGACCATCTTCCAGGTTTCCATTATCCTTTTTTTCGTGGCCTCGGCCAATAAGTGGGGCGCCACCGTCCCGGTTCTGAATACCGCGAAAGGTCCCATTGATCCCACACAGTATATCAACCCCCTGCCCCATACGCTGATGCTTACCGCCATCGTTGTCGGAGTAGCCACCCTGGGTGTCGCCCTGGCACTGGTGATCACCATTTTCAAACGTTATCGCACACTGGATGAAAACCGGCTCCTGGAAGA harbors:
- the purD gene encoding phosphoribosylamine--glycine ligase, which translates into the protein MNVMVVGSGGREHALVWKLSQSRKVSKIFAVPGNAGTAQLAVNVALDPTNAIEIADFAQAEDVKLTVVGPELPLALGIVDEFKRRNLNVFGPTQKAAYIETSKAFAKEFMAKHNIPTANFSIFNNIHEAADHIQSATFPTVVKTDGLAGGKGVFICRNVEDGLAAIQSIMQEKKFGRAGEQVIIEDFLPGQEMSFMVISDGKRVIPLATSMDYKKAGEADTGPNTGGMGAISPAPDIDRELLDSILRTIIMPTIEGLRFEGREFRGVLYAGLMITITGPVVLEFNVRFGDPETQAVLLRMKSDLVDLLTASAEGSLFDVHIDWEEEVSACVVLTSRGYPGGYEKDKPISGLERAKSMGVEIFHAGTRFEDETVYSAGGRVLNVCARAVTLKDTMKKIYDAIPFITYDNISFRSDIGRKQS
- the purE gene encoding 5-(carboxyamino)imidazole ribonucleotide mutase; this encodes MKEVDIAIIMGSDSDLPQMEDGIRLLRDFGVPFIVEVSSAHRTPERTIQLIRDFEKVDGKVIIAAAGGAAHLPGVISAHTRLPVLGVPIPSALNGLDSLLAMVQMPGGIPTAVFGIGKSGAVNAALFALQILALARPELGEKLDTFREEQRLGVETKNRRLQKKVEDLRES
- a CDS encoding MiaB/RimO family radical SAM methylthiotransferase — translated: MVKFCVECFGCRANQAEVQEWILDLEKAGYAYTHHQAEADFGILNTCSVTAKAERDVFRAVNRAFRRTHIPWIIAGCSATHEGDNLKRLFPGYIFLDNKEKADMAAEVRRRFPQESNLIFHSAFRSRLFLKIHDGCNFRCAYCIVPTLRGPSRSRPLESVLRRARYAASLGYREFVLTGINLSSYGFDLFPRHSLLEAVQGLAEISGVEFIRLSSLDPRYLRYDFIQGLKATGKVCPSFHFSFQSGSNSVLKRMKRGSKVTDYRRILDMFDRLFPDANLGADFITGFPEETEKEHRETVDFISNSSLNYLHVFPYSPRPGTAAARQDPPPSHVVRSRAGELKQINRNLRFAFRESRLGRVLDAVMIEETPNFSMAVTDNYLSVRMPPTRGFKQKRISLRLTRVVNDNLCEGEYVDLPKARIQP
- the rsmA gene encoding ribosomal RNA small subunit methyltransferase A, which produces MEKSARLGQHFLINPGIGDRIVALVPPGREPLLEIGPGRGVLTRRLLERFPGRALTVVEKDPRLAAALQKELGDRAHVVASDILACRAADLAGREKIFLVGNIPYLISTPLLEWVLFQHESWSGGVMMTQDEFARRLMQASGPLPAALRAFFSLTPVMRVSPGSFNPPPKVFSRVFALAPRQPGIEPAAFHGFLKQCFFHPRRTLRNNLREHFPQSILDTMLEQLGIPSNTRAEAIPDPILLALFTRLSSPGNKQQTRNNE
- a CDS encoding formate--tetrahydrofolate ligase — protein: MKTDIEIARSVELEPIESLRERLGILENEFSPCGRFKGKVDLSMLERLRSRPDAKLIVVTAVTPTRYGEGKTTTSIGLTMGLNRLGHSSIVTLREPSLGPVFGVKGGAAGGGYSQVLPMEDINLHFTGDIHAITTANNLLSAMIGNHMHFSNDLRLDTRRILWNRAMDMNDRSLRHIVVGLGGHKHGYPREDEVNITAASEVMAVLALSENVFDLKERLRRILVGFARDGGPVFVRDFKICGAMAAILRDAIKPNLVQTMERTAALIHCGPFANISFGTNSVLANRMALKMADYVVTECGFGSDLGFEKFVNLVSRTAGYSIHAVVVVATVRALRHQGGDKDVASLRTGLANLGHHIANVRAFGLAPVVAVNAFPDDTPEELETILSYAREQGAGAAVSTAHAEGGAGAEEMAAAVVEAASSADGSYNFIYDLEDSVEDKIEAITRRIYGGAGVIFEREAKNRLKEIRTLGMDKLPVCIAKTPLSLSDNKRKRNVPEGWRLNVRDINIAAGGGYLIPVAGDIMLMPGLPEHPAAEEIDIDETGKEISGLF
- a CDS encoding cation transporter; translation: MKRVFAAHTVLQFIFLMSFWLLLSGHYDLFHISMGVVSALLVTTLNLKLRRFHFYREEIRQVEARIKRQMPVSLRPLRFLYYIAWLFWQIVVASLQVAYAVLSPRMPIDPSMVVFKTRLPNASARVILGNSITLTPGTITVQLRDDEFVVHALMDVSASGILDGSLPGQVARLYEKTPGQVVGSIAIIRSKGDM
- a CDS encoding pH regulation protein F; amino-acid sequence: MHQYFVYFAVLLAIIIYVPFYRVVTGPTLYDRMLCAGSIATNSMVIILLVGFMFNRIDMFVDIAMAYAGLNFIGTIAFAKYLGSTLKSKQNHGN
- a CDS encoding monovalent cation/H(+) antiporter subunit G; amino-acid sequence: MGISSIIAIFLISLGTFFMAVGSVGLIRLPDFYCRAHAQGKVDTLALILIILGLMVYEGFTLNSVKLLLIVAFVVLTNPTGTNALTNAAYRFGLRPWFKRDQRKHKKPAGRG
- a CDS encoding DUF4040 domain-containing protein — its product is MYWQLEIVLFLFLIVTAASALWVRNLVTAVIVLSVFSFFSALLYVAMGAVDVGFTEAVVGAGISGVLMLVTLFRTWRRSSD
- a CDS encoding sodium:proton antiporter, whose product is MMFALYVIFHGHYSPGGGFQGGTLIAAAIILIRLSEGSNTAQLQFSRSWTTPLGSLGVLIYFGTGLTAVFMGGRFLDYAALRLAHHASMSRSYGILLVEIGVGLAVTAILVSIYDHLLEGDADA
- a CDS encoding NADH-quinone oxidoreductase subunit J, which codes for MLDFFIGHYAYWFVFILMALGLYGMTVKNNLVKKLIGMTIFQVSIILFFVASANKWGATVPVLNTAKGPIDPTQYINPLPHTLMLTAIVVGVATLGVALALVITIFKRYRTLDENRLLEEMRKNDDIE